A single Lactuca sativa cultivar Salinas chromosome 8, Lsat_Salinas_v11, whole genome shotgun sequence DNA region contains:
- the LOC111909570 gene encoding transcription factor MYB36, which yields MGRAPCCDKTNVKKGPWSSEEDAKLKEYIEKYGTGGNWIALPQKIGLKRCGKSCRLRWLNYLRPNIKHGGFSEEEDNIICSLYISIGSRWSIIAAQLPGRTDNDIKNYWNTRLKKKLLGRRKQSQANRLSGSTQDQKDSNGIETLSNSAIERLQLHMQLHSLENPNFSQYDNPPMWPCKLNPIQEKMMQTLQLVNESSNPLMMQNFSPATPQKVEYYEQSSNPLQQEYSSMMINGMENSMGINIPESSSLVLESDATIQQPSMELQQCWAFQAEMDELLSNKGATPLEGQMSEFDCFKDMHGAKNSITWWANEFEANSASSNSWDSTSIHDHKQTDIKYHELVQGHRVQ from the exons ATGGGAAGAGCACCATGCTGTgacaaaacaaatgtgaaaaagGGACCATGGTCTTCGGAAGAAGATGCTAAGCTCAAAGAATATATCGAAAAGTATGGAACTGGTGGTAACTGGATCGCTCTTCCCCAAAAgatcg GACTAAAGCGTTGCGGAAAAAGTTGCAGACTCAGATGGTTGAATTACCTACGACCCAACATCAAGCACGGTGGATTCTCTGAAGAAGAAGACAACATCATCTGCAGCCTCTATATTAGTATAGGCAGCAg GTGGTCCATAATAGCTGCCCAACTGCCTGGAAGAACAGATAACGACATCAAGAACTATTGGAACACCAGGCTGAAGAAGAAACTACTCGGAAGGCGCAAACAGTCGCAGGCCAATAGGCTCTCCGGTTCAACCCAAGACCAGAAAGACAGCAACGGAATAGAAACCCTAAGTAACTCCGCCATCGAAAGGCTCCAACTTCACATGCAACTCCAtagccttgaaaaccctaatttctctcaATATGATAATCCTCCCATGTGGCCTTGCAAGTTGAACCCTATTCAAGAAAAGATGATGCAAACTCTCCAACTTGTGAATGAATCCTCGAATCCTCTCATGATGCAAAATTTCTCACCTGCTACACCTCAAAAAGTTGAATACTATGAACAATCCAGTAACCCCCTTCAACAAGAGTATTCCTCAATGATGATAAATGGAATGGAGAATTCCATGGGAATCAATATTCCCGAGTCATCATCTCTTGTCCTGGAATCAGACGCCACAATACAACAACCAAGCATGGAATTACAGCAGTGTTGGGCGTTTCAGGCGGAAATGGACGAGCTCTTGAGCAACAAAGGAGCTACACCACTAGAGGGGCAAATGAGTGAATTTGATTGTTTCAAGGACATGCATGGTGCCAAAAATAGCATTACTTGGTGGGCTAACGAATTTGAAGCAAATTCAGCCTCTTCCAACTCGTGGGATTCAACTAGCATTCATGATCACAAACAGACAGACATCAAGTACCATGAATTAGTGCAAGGACATAGAGTACAATGA